gcaagtgtttggagtgcgggcccggtagggggatgtttggtggaaggaatgggagagaagaggagtctacggttggttactcttcaacattgacggagggtcaatgaggttggatcaagaatggaagcgtggaaatgggctcttgagagccgtccgtatccttttatcgatgtgtttcattccttaattgtgtacttgaaatgaaaggttatgctatatgctcttagttgcttatgtggtagtaactcactgggctttagctcatcccgttccatttgttttccttacaggaattggAAACGGttatgacaagttgagctcatgtatatgtattttgattagctccttgagggtgaaaaccctaagtgttttgatTCACCAATGTTTGGTGTGTAAATGGCTACTTGTTTATGTATGAACTAAATAGCTATTTGGTATGCCGTTTTGGTTTGACGATGTCGGATTTCCAtatgtatatgttaaattgatgtttggatgaacttcggaacGCTTCGGCCTTCAAACGGCAGAAGAAAATTTTTGGCGGAAAGGctctggcctgaatccggccggGAATCCGGCCATAAACTGGCCGGATTGGCGGCCGGATTGTGAAGGGTTTTcgaaaaattttggattgctcactgccttgtatccggccgagaatccggccggtaatccggccagattctgacCGGATTCTAACGTGgtctgcactattcatcttcggcgcaaattttcgttttttttattttgacttgtttgcatgctatggtatgttccggaacatTATAGATCaacgtaaactgtaccgtagtcctggcgagagctgggcaggcagtccgctaacccctttggttcgccttaggggaaggtggggctgttacatatatacatttatattaattatataaatacatttctacatagtattaatatatatttataatatattaatttatacatttataataatatacacttataatttataatatatttataatattcatttataatttatacatttataataatatacacttatacatttataaatatatttatattatgtattatatagaATATagtacatttatatatttttatatgaatatgtaaatatatttatttataaatatacatatatgtattataaatgcataaatgtatatttatatgaaaattataatttataatttatacatttataataatatacatttatacatttgtaaatataaatttattataaatgcataaatgtatatttatataaaaatataaaaattataatattctaaaaatattcaaaaatatgtttcaaaaatacctctaaaaataatccaaaaaaatctacagtaaaagtttttcatatagtttttgaaaaacaaccccaaaaacaactaatccaaacggacttgtttttcagattcgaaatgctacagtggtgtttttgaaaaacaaccccaaaaacagctaatccaaacggagccaagGTGAAAAAGATTGTAAATTgaaatattttgaatttaaaatctttcacttattaaaaaattttttaaaaaaaggctAAATCGTAAAAGCAATGAATGCCTCCTATGTTAACTTCTAAGTTTTGGATACGGTTTTATTGAAGATGTAGAAGTAATTTCGTTGTAAAGAATTTGTTTGCTGTCACTAGAATATTTCACCTGTTCATAAATTTAATTTTAGATAATTAATTGTTTTAATGTGCTTATGCATACATATATATTCAGCTATTAAGCGTACAGTAGTTTTGGGGAAGAAAAAGAGGAATCAATACTATTTGACTGTTGGTTTTGacccagaaaaagaaaaatacactACTATTTAAGTCTTGGAAAATGGGAGCCTACTTCTGTAAAATCGATTTCACGAATTCCATAATTTTATAAGTCATGACTCACGACAGATTTGCACACATGATTCACGCTTTATAATTTCAGGAAATTTGACTAATACAGTTTGATTAGTATTTTTTTGGAGCTAATTGTTGTTTTGACTTTACAAACCCTTGCTCTCGAACGAAGAATTGCAGGGGCCCATGCTGGAATAGTTAGGCTGGTTACCACTTGGGATCTTTACCAACGTCTTTAGTTCGAGTTTCAGTTGTCATCGTTTCAGGCATCGGTCTGATTCATTCTATTTGAACGTTGTGGGATTAGTCGGGTACAGACCTGGGTACCTATGgcgttgaaaaaaaaaaaaaagcattgaAGGGCTATTGGGGTGTTAATTTATCAACATTATTTTGGAATTCGGATTCTTCGCactaagggtctgtttgataacataaaaaagtgttgaatctgaattttttcagatattcagatgttttgaatgtttgataaatgaaaatctatttgctgaacttgttaaaTAGTGCTGAACctgtatgtatttttttcagcacaagaatcctaactgaatgcttaattctgataagaatcaatagaattacttcagctaccttatcttatctaccaaatctaccattgtttgttaattatgttcaaaattcttatctaattaaataatataatattctctatctaacgatttttagtttctcttttctcctttttaaaTCACTTTCACATattctccatactcctcatataatatatttcgtattttatattaatttgatttaaaaataaatattttcattttcatacctaacaattttaaactaattaaatcatagattctatttcttttttgaatgaaaggacataagggcaaaattatcaaattaaacttattaagcattcagctataaatatttatcaaacagtataaataggtttagtattaaaattcaaacattcatatatttttttcggtgcttaaaattcagcaaattaattgttttagtattcagatttcagaattcagacttcagaattcagattcagttttatcaaatggaaCCTAAGCCTGACTACACACGGCCAAGGCCAGTTTTTGTGGATTCCTTGAGTGCCAAGACGTGCATGCATGGTACAACCGTTAATTTTCAATGCAAATCTGCGGAAGCCAATGCATTATAGAGTTTTAGTGCACTTACTTCTTGTTAATGTCGCTTTTGCAGCTCAAACCAAAAGCAATAGAGCGTCTTCTTATCCCTCAGAGACCTGCAAATTAAGGTTGTTTAAAAGTTGTCCGCCAAGCTACAAGAAGATTTTCACAGGAGCTCCAAAATTAGGAAAACTTACTCGGAAAATTATAAAAGAAACATGCTGGTTCAGGTCTCTGAGATGCGTACCACATTTGCATAATTAGATGAAGAATTTAGCGAAAAGGAGGAAAATTAAAAACTTGCCGATCTTAACAGATTGGTATGAAGTTTTTACAGGTTCATGAAAACGTATGAACGTGAGGAAAAGGTCGGCCTCTTAATTTATTGCTTATTTTGTCGACAATTAACATCATGAGTATGGATTTTCTGGcttgttaattaattaataccaATGTGGGAGTGCATGGAAGTGTCCAACTTTCATGGCTTCTCCGCCAAGCTACAAAAAGATTATTGCAGAAACTCCCAAAAAAAGCGTCCAGAAAAGTTCTTGGAAGCTACAAAAAGATTATTGCAGAAACtcccaaaaaaacaaagaaaagttcTTGGAAAACTAAAGAGGTCGCCATTTAAATTCACACTCCAACGTGCACAATATTTGCACAATGAAAAGAACAGATTCTTACGAAGTGATTCGTATCTCAACCAGAAGTTTGCAGCTAGGTTCTTGAAttttaatgcaaaaaaaaaaaaaaaaaacttgtaaaCGTCCGCCTTTTGTTTGTTTATTCACATATGTATCTTCTTGTTTGTCGCTGCCAACGTGGGAGGCCCAAGAAGTGTCCACCATGAATGGTGATAAGGGGAATAGAGCACATAGGAAAGCTAAGTTGAAGGCACTAGCGTGGAAATGAGTAGAGACCTCGATTGGCAGATGCATGGGGCAGACAAGCGCGAAACACTACTTATATCTTCGTCTTCAGTCCCAAGCAATGGCACAGAGTTTCCATTTCCCAATCCCATCATCAACCAGTTTTCACTTCATTTTGGACCACTGCAAAACCACAGTAATCAAATAAATCTGCGGCCCATATGCAAACCATCTCTGTGTGTTCAACCAAAAAATGGTTGCGAAGAAAGAAATTGCACCAAATCATTGATCAAATCCGATTAAATGGTATCCGAGATGGTCAGGACTGGTACTCAAACTAAAGTTTAGAAAAATGGTCTAACGAGTCTTTTTAGTGCACTAGCTAAGAGGGCTGTCAAATGTTagcttttgaaaaaattttgagttAAATAGGGAACATATCTAATTATAAAGTGGGACAATAAATATAAGTTTGTCTACTCTCCGGAAAGATCTGTGTTGTGGCCATCGATTATAAAATCTAATTTTGAAAGAGCTCCAAGAAAATATTGATCTTATTCTTAAAAAAAAGGTAATTAAGCATTATATTAGTGATTTATTAGATTACTAAGTTAATTAGTTTACCATGACTCTCAACTTTGAAGTGAAGAAACATCCATTTAGTCCAACGTACTGGTGTAATATGACAATGTGTTGTAGAATTTAGAGTCACCATTTCCAATTGGAGGAGAAGTGCTGAGAACCTTTTTGAATCTCTGGCAACTAAATTGTATGGAGATCCTAGAACTGGGAGCCTAACTGACACATGGATCATCACAGAGTTACATGTATAGCACATTTTATGAGGAAaagttccttttctttattttcagtTAACTGATCATGGCCAATTAAATTAACATCTTTACAACACAAAAGAAGCATAGTATTTTGTAAAATCTAGGGATTGTGGAAGTTTGAAAACTTTTGGACCATATCTTTGACTTGTTCTCATTCCTTATAAAGCTCATGCTCGTAGCTTGTGCTCCACTTCCTTAATTTAGACGCTTGAACGAGGGACATACACTCAACAGAAGAAATCAAGAGATGCTGGTATCTGTAAAGGTCACACTTCTGCTACTAATTTTAGTGCTGTCTGAAGGAAAGCTCTCAAATGCATATTCCCCGGAAGGTGATTTTTTctctttatatatatacaattcTTGCCATCCATCTCTCTTTTTAGATTTTGTAGTCCTTTATGTAAAAAGAAAATCAGGAAAGGGACGTTAATGTAGACAATATCCTTTACGTTTAATCCACAAATGTAATTCTTTTGTTCCCATGATTTAATTTGTAGGTCCAAAAATGGCAGCTGGAGGATGCAATGCAGCTTCAATTGGAGAGGTTGGTAAAATTGTTTACAAACTTGTAGTGGACGTTATAGTAGAATCTATTCTTTATCATCTTCAACAGTCAAAATAAGAGGAGTAGCCAAGAAATTCTGAAATATACTACTATTTACTCTCAAAATGATAGTCGATGCTACGCATTATATGTTGCAGAAAAATTCACAATTTGCGTCCCAATGCTAAAATGATCCTACTCTATCCTATACGCATGTTTTCTTAAATTTTGGCCTTCGCCACTAGTAATAGCCTGATACTAGTGCTTTTTGCTTTATAGCCATTAGCAGCAGATGGTTCGCAGAAtcgaagtggtttgagaaaatcTGCTTTGGGAGGACGCAAAATCAGGCTAGAGAAGGTGAATGGATGTGGCCAATATCAAGAAACTCGTGTAACATCATCAAGGGCAAGTGTTGAAGAGCAAAGGCAGATGTCTGTCAACGTTGTCAAAGGTAAGCTAAGGATGAGAAGCCTCCTCTCGGAAAAGAAGAAGTTGGGTGGATTTGGAGCTTTCACTGCTGATTATAGGGGACCGATGCACCATCCTCCTAGAAACAACTGAGCATTCTAAGGAAGATGTCCACTTAATCTTGACCCCTTTTATGGTTAACAGACAAAAGATGTATCCATCATTTTTGTTTTCTGCAGTAACTTTTCTTTTTGCCATTAGTGAGTGATTTAGCTACTATTAATGAATTACCTTTCTGATGTACTTTtcgttttccagatttttgtCAGTTCATCAACCTTTGTCTAGCAGACTTCTGTTTAGCTGCTCTTCTTAACAACAAATTTAATTTGTTTCATCCTTGAAACAGAATTGGTTAGCTATAAAAGGCGCCCACGTTTCtctttgttcttcttcttcttcaaaattagtttttggaggaaattttgtaggcaaaaCAAAACTTTAAAAAGAGTATCATCATATCATAGATGTTGTTGCAAGAGTACCCTTACAAGTTAATCAGTTTTCATAACAAAATACTACTTTTCTTCTGTGATTCAATTTACTAAATTAATTAATAGTTGTTGAAAGCATCAGCATCAACCCGAGTTTCCATATAATTTTGCTGCTATTTAATATCACTATAGCAACGTATATTCTTGAAGCATCTGAGCGTATACCTATGAATAATTGACGTATTGTTTACACTTCTTTTGGATTGGAATGCGacattgttaaaaaaaaattgaaaataaagatCTCGTTGTTGGTGCAGATTTATACCTTAAAACTGAAGTTTCTatttgagaagaaaaaaaaaaatgaatgatgaAAATGGTCTCTAAACTATCTAAAATCACACGCTGTTGCTAgcgagccttttttttttttttgaccaaaaaaagtTTCTTAACTCCTTAAAACAAGTTTTTTGGGTCATTTTGTACTAAATCAACTGAAAATGACCTACAATTTAGGCTATATTTGCCCCTCAAAATCTATAACAACAGGAGAAATGTACTTTAAAGAATTGAGtaacttttttgaccaaaaaaaaatatttattggATGACCATACCATGCCACTTTAGATATTTTGATAACTATTTTCGCCatttatttaaaaagaaaagataaaaaggaatTTCCAAGACCAAAAT
This portion of the Coffea eugenioides isolate CCC68of chromosome 11, Ceug_1.0, whole genome shotgun sequence genome encodes:
- the LOC113752615 gene encoding uncharacterized protein LOC113752615, with translation MLVSVKVTLLLLILVLSEGKLSNAYSPEGPKMAAGGCNAASIGEPLAADGSQNRSGLRKSALGGRKIRLEKVNGCGQYQETRVTSSRASVEEQRQMSVNVVKGKLRMRSLLSEKKKLGGFGAFTADYRGPMHHPPRNN